The proteins below come from a single Limosilactobacillus reuteri genomic window:
- the helD gene encoding RNA polymerase recycling motor HelD — protein sequence MSTKTEKELEQKYLDNVIDKVKQAEQKAEEKIKTAQHDIKGINKQIDDIHLNTTTYSGMMDTAMSFRAQQQMLDERQNSWQHAADRLATLQRLEKKPYFARIDFREKGANESEKVYIGLASFTDKPDHFLVYDWRAPISSVYYEGKLGKVKYQTPVGEQEVDLTLKRQFQIKDGVIVTIFDTDEQVGDQMLLDALGNHSSTKMKSIVTTIQRKQNEIIRDTKNELLFVQGAAGSGKTAAVLQRVAWLLYRYRGNLTSSQVVLFSPNQLFNDYIDQVLPELGEHNMVQMTYFQFANRRVPKLHVQNLEQRFESHQDETAKNAQQLLTSLQYFKATERYANHLGHANMRFRNLMFNGKVFLSKEKIKEIYYSFNNNYNLGNRLDGTKEALIKYLNHRVGSEMRNKWVEDEIQSLSKEEIDNLFNNQPREFEDEDKEYKFLARQIVMWAFMPIKKAIDHNQWLNINGQFLHLLRVTPKLVNIAEYGISAEQWKGYVDGIKEELKKGNISANGITIYLYLYDLITGKRGQRDIRYVFVDEVQDYDAYQLAYLKYRFPRAKFTLLGDLNQAIFTHENSRSLLKQLGTMFDPEKTKVVQLTKSYRSTKQITDFTKHILIDGEAIEAFEREGNKPQVYQTKDEQEGVAAVIDILNKYQNDHDAVAIIGKDLKDSEELYQKLNANNIKTTVIRTENQRLVKGPIVVPSYLAKGLEFDAVIVWNANDQQYHGNNERQLLYTICSRAMHELSLVSIGRTTSLLNQVPTDEYEKVNVDK from the coding sequence ATGTCTACGAAAACTGAAAAAGAACTAGAACAAAAGTACCTTGATAATGTAATTGATAAAGTAAAACAGGCCGAACAAAAAGCAGAAGAAAAGATTAAAACGGCTCAACATGATATTAAGGGCATCAATAAGCAAATTGATGATATCCACTTAAATACCACTACTTATTCAGGCATGATGGATACGGCCATGTCTTTTCGTGCCCAACAGCAGATGCTAGATGAACGTCAAAATAGCTGGCAACACGCTGCAGACCGGCTAGCAACTTTACAGCGACTTGAAAAGAAACCTTACTTTGCTCGCATTGATTTTCGTGAAAAAGGTGCCAATGAATCCGAAAAGGTATATATCGGGCTTGCATCCTTTACCGATAAGCCAGATCACTTTCTTGTTTATGACTGGCGAGCACCAATTTCGTCTGTTTACTATGAAGGAAAGCTCGGGAAAGTTAAGTACCAGACTCCGGTAGGTGAACAAGAGGTTGATCTTACTCTTAAGCGCCAATTCCAAATTAAAGATGGCGTGATTGTAACCATCTTTGATACCGACGAACAAGTAGGCGACCAGATGCTTCTTGATGCTCTTGGTAACCATTCAAGTACCAAGATGAAGAGCATTGTAACGACGATTCAACGGAAACAAAATGAAATTATTCGTGACACTAAAAATGAATTGTTGTTTGTTCAGGGGGCTGCTGGCTCGGGAAAGACAGCTGCAGTTCTCCAACGGGTTGCCTGGCTTCTTTACCGTTACCGGGGGAATTTGACCTCTTCACAAGTTGTTCTTTTTTCACCTAACCAATTATTTAATGACTACATTGATCAAGTTTTACCGGAATTGGGTGAGCATAATATGGTCCAGATGACTTACTTCCAGTTTGCTAATCGTCGGGTACCAAAGCTTCATGTTCAAAACTTAGAACAACGGTTTGAAAGTCACCAAGATGAAACGGCTAAGAATGCACAACAACTATTAACTAGCTTACAATATTTCAAAGCAACAGAGCGTTATGCTAACCATCTTGGTCATGCTAATATGCGTTTCCGCAACCTTATGTTTAATGGTAAAGTTTTTTTGAGCAAAGAGAAGATTAAGGAGATTTACTACTCATTTAACAATAACTATAACCTGGGAAATAGGTTAGATGGAACGAAAGAAGCTCTTATTAAATACCTTAATCACCGTGTTGGATCTGAAATGCGCAACAAATGGGTAGAGGATGAAATTCAAAGCTTGAGTAAAGAAGAAATCGACAACCTATTTAATAACCAGCCACGTGAATTTGAGGATGAAGATAAAGAATACAAGTTCCTTGCGCGTCAAATCGTTATGTGGGCATTTATGCCAATAAAAAAAGCCATCGATCATAATCAGTGGCTTAACATCAATGGACAATTTTTACACCTTCTCCGGGTAACTCCAAAACTTGTTAATATTGCTGAATACGGTATTTCTGCAGAGCAATGGAAAGGTTATGTTGATGGGATAAAAGAAGAGCTAAAGAAGGGAAATATCAGTGCAAACGGAATTACCATTTACCTGTACCTGTATGATTTGATTACTGGAAAGCGTGGTCAACGTGATATTCGTTACGTTTTTGTTGATGAAGTTCAAGATTATGATGCTTACCAGTTAGCTTACCTTAAATATCGTTTTCCCCGTGCTAAATTCACATTGTTAGGAGACCTTAACCAGGCGATTTTCACTCATGAGAATAGTCGGTCACTATTAAAGCAGTTAGGGACGATGTTTGATCCAGAAAAGACGAAGGTTGTCCAATTAACTAAGTCTTACCGTTCCACGAAACAAATTACCGACTTTACTAAGCATATTTTAATTGACGGTGAAGCAATTGAGGCCTTTGAACGTGAAGGCAATAAGCCACAAGTTTATCAAACTAAGGATGAACAAGAAGGGGTAGCGGCAGTTATTGATATTCTTAATAAGTATCAGAATGACCATGATGCCGTCGCAATTATTGGTAAAGATCTCAAAGACAGTGAAGAGTTGTATCAAAAGTTAAATGCCAATAATATCAAGACCACCGTTATTCGGACAGAGAATCAACGGTTAGTAAAGGGGCCAATTGTTGTGCCGTCATATCTAGCAAAAGGGTTGGAATTTGATGCGGTTATTGTCTGGAATGCGAATGATCAGCAATACCATGGTAACAATGAGCGACAATTGCTATATACAATTTGTTCTCGAGCAATGCATGAGTTAAGCTTAGTATCAATTGGCAGGACAACTAGTTTGCTGAACCAAGTGCCGACAGATGAATATGAAAAAGTTAATGTTGATAAATAA
- the fabI gene encoding enoyl-ACP reductase FabI: protein MGNILTGKKIVVMGVANKRSIAWGCAQMMAEQGAQVIYTYQNSRMKKSLQRLVDDEDQLIECDVADDESIDQAFTIIKERFTKVDGIVHAIAFAKRKELAGSILGASRKGYAIAQDISSYSLIAVAKVANELNLLNNPASIVTLTYFGSERAIPNYNVMGIAKAALEAGVRYLARDLGQKRIRVNAISAGAVKTLAVTGIKGHDELLKMSQARTVDGEDVTISEIGNVCAFLMSDLSTGITGDTIYVDKGVHLI from the coding sequence ATGGGAAATATATTAACAGGAAAAAAGATCGTTGTTATGGGAGTAGCTAATAAGCGTTCTATTGCATGGGGATGTGCACAAATGATGGCTGAACAAGGTGCCCAAGTTATCTATACTTATCAGAATTCCAGAATGAAAAAAAGCTTACAACGGTTAGTAGATGATGAAGATCAATTAATTGAATGTGATGTAGCAGATGATGAAAGTATTGACCAAGCCTTTACAATTATCAAGGAACGTTTTACAAAAGTAGATGGAATTGTACACGCAATTGCTTTTGCAAAAAGAAAAGAATTAGCTGGTTCAATCCTTGGTGCTAGTCGCAAAGGTTATGCAATTGCGCAAGATATTTCGTCTTATTCCCTTATTGCTGTCGCTAAGGTTGCTAATGAGTTAAATCTATTAAATAATCCTGCAAGTATTGTTACCTTAACTTATTTTGGCTCAGAACGTGCTATCCCTAACTATAATGTAATGGGAATTGCTAAAGCTGCCCTTGAAGCTGGTGTTCGCTATTTAGCACGGGATTTAGGACAAAAACGAATCCGTGTTAACGCAATCTCTGCTGGCGCGGTTAAGACATTAGCAGTTACAGGTATTAAAGGTCATGATGAACTTTTAAAGATGTCCCAAGCAAGAACTGTTGACGGAGAAGATGTGACTATTAGCGAAATTGGGAATGTGTGTGCATTCTTAATGAGCGATTTATCAACCGGAATCACTGGTGATACTATTTATGTTGATAAGGGGGTACATTTGATTTAA
- the accA gene encoding acetyl-CoA carboxylase carboxyltransferase subunit alpha has translation MNEQLSASEIVKRARSDNKITGMEIIQNVFPDFVELHGDRAGGDDPAIVGGIATFYQQAVTVITTDRGKTTDDKIIKHFGSPMPSGYRKALRLIKQAAKFKRPVFCFVNTAGAFPSKEAEENGQGSAIAQNILQINQLAIPIITIIYGEGGSGGALALACGDEVWMLENSTYSILSPEGFASIMWKDSTKADKAAELMQMVPQALLKQGIIEGIIPESEEHRKTCKNIEQVLLKRLNKLQELPPNQLLANRKKRYRKF, from the coding sequence ATGAATGAACAATTATCAGCAAGTGAGATTGTTAAACGTGCTCGCAGCGACAATAAAATTACGGGGATGGAGATTATTCAAAACGTTTTCCCAGATTTTGTTGAGTTGCACGGCGACCGGGCAGGCGGGGATGATCCTGCAATCGTTGGTGGAATTGCTACTTTCTATCAGCAAGCAGTCACCGTCATTACCACCGATCGAGGAAAAACAACAGACGATAAAATTATAAAGCATTTTGGCTCACCAATGCCTAGTGGTTATCGCAAGGCACTCCGCTTAATTAAGCAAGCAGCTAAATTTAAGCGACCTGTATTCTGTTTTGTTAATACCGCAGGAGCATTTCCTAGCAAGGAAGCCGAAGAAAATGGGCAAGGAAGTGCGATTGCCCAAAACATTTTACAAATAAATCAGCTTGCCATTCCAATTATCACGATTATTTATGGTGAAGGAGGTAGTGGGGGAGCCTTAGCATTGGCATGTGGAGATGAAGTATGGATGTTAGAAAACAGTACTTATTCTATTTTATCTCCTGAAGGGTTTGCCTCCATCATGTGGAAAGATAGTACGAAAGCAGATAAAGCGGCAGAATTAATGCAAATGGTGCCGCAAGCTTTATTAAAACAAGGGATTATCGAAGGAATTATTCCAGAAAGCGAAGAGCATCGTAAAACTTGCAAAAATATCGAGCAGGTTTTACTAAAGCGATTAAACAAACTGCAAGAATTACCGCCAAACCAACTTCTAGCAAACAGAAAAAAACGTTATCGAAAGTTTTAA
- the accC gene encoding acetyl-CoA carboxylase biotin carboxylase subunit — MFSKVLVANRGEIAVRIIRSLRELGIKTVAIYSTADRESLHVQLADEAVCVGTARAQDSYLNAKNILEAALGTGAQAIHPGFGFLSENAEFATMCEECGITFIGPQASVIDLMGNKEHAREQMKKSGVPVIPGSDDYITNVNDAVDVANKIGYPILLKAAAGGGGKGIRRINDHNQMRQIFSEAQNEARLSFNDDRMYLEKIMENVKHIEVQVFRDNFGNAVFFPERDCSIQRNKQKLIEESPCVLVNEQERKKLGQIAIRAINAINYHNTGTIEFLMDKNHHFYFMEMNTRIQVEHTVTEMVTGIDLVKAQVIVAANEPLPFTQQDIQVNGHAIECRINAENPKQNFMPVTGTINYLYLPVGNLGMRIDTAIYPGSKITPYYDSMIAKVIALGQDRQEAIEKIKRLLNEMVITGVTTNQNFHLAILNNSKFLAGTASTTFLEDSFLSQWKEGLTA; from the coding sequence ATGTTTTCCAAAGTACTAGTGGCTAATCGTGGTGAAATTGCTGTCAGGATAATACGGTCATTACGGGAGCTAGGAATTAAGACAGTAGCTATCTATTCAACTGCAGACCGCGAAAGTCTTCATGTTCAACTAGCGGATGAAGCTGTATGCGTTGGAACTGCCCGGGCCCAAGATTCATATTTGAATGCGAAAAACATTTTAGAAGCTGCTCTTGGTACAGGTGCCCAGGCGATCCATCCTGGCTTTGGCTTTCTATCAGAAAATGCGGAATTTGCGACAATGTGTGAAGAATGCGGAATTACGTTCATCGGTCCCCAAGCCTCAGTGATTGACTTAATGGGAAATAAGGAGCATGCACGGGAGCAAATGAAAAAATCAGGGGTGCCTGTGATTCCTGGAAGCGATGACTATATTACCAATGTTAATGACGCTGTTGATGTTGCAAACAAGATTGGGTATCCAATTTTGTTAAAAGCAGCTGCTGGTGGTGGCGGTAAAGGGATCCGACGAATTAACGATCATAACCAGATGCGGCAAATATTTAGCGAGGCCCAAAACGAAGCCCGTCTTTCGTTTAATGATGACCGAATGTACCTTGAAAAGATTATGGAGAATGTTAAACACATTGAGGTTCAAGTATTTCGTGATAATTTTGGCAATGCCGTTTTCTTTCCTGAACGTGACTGCTCGATTCAACGAAATAAACAAAAATTGATTGAAGAAAGTCCTTGCGTCCTAGTAAATGAACAAGAGCGAAAAAAGCTAGGGCAAATCGCCATACGAGCCATTAATGCGATTAACTATCATAATACGGGGACAATAGAATTTCTAATGGACAAAAACCATCACTTTTACTTTATGGAAATGAACACTCGTATCCAGGTTGAACATACAGTGACGGAGATGGTAACTGGGATCGACTTAGTGAAGGCACAGGTTATTGTCGCTGCGAATGAACCACTTCCCTTTACCCAACAGGATATTCAGGTTAATGGACATGCAATTGAGTGTCGGATAAATGCTGAAAATCCTAAACAAAACTTTATGCCAGTGACTGGGACGATTAATTACTTGTATCTTCCAGTTGGTAATTTGGGGATGCGCATTGATACTGCTATTTATCCTGGCAGTAAGATCACTCCTTATTATGATTCAATGATCGCTAAGGTAATTGCCCTTGGTCAAGATCGCCAAGAAGCTATTGAAAAAATCAAACGACTTTTGAATGAAATGGTAATTACGGGCGTAACAACCAATCAAAATTTCCATTTAGCAATCCTAAATAATTCTAAATTTCTGGCAGGAACAGCTTCAACAACGTTTCTTGAAGACTCTTTCTTGTCGCAATGGAAGGAGGGGCTGACAGCGTGA
- the fabZ gene encoding 3-hydroxyacyl-ACP dehydratase FabZ, which translates to MTNKTLDITEIQKILPHRYPMLLIDQVDELIPGKKAIARRNVTINEEVFNGHFPKNPVLPGALIVESLAQTGAVALLSQEEFQGKTAYFGGIRSAEFRKVVRPGDTLKLEVNLEKVHKNIGIGKGIATVDGKKACTAELTFMIG; encoded by the coding sequence ATGACTAATAAAACTTTAGATATAACTGAAATTCAAAAAATCCTTCCTCATCGTTACCCAATGTTACTAATTGACCAAGTTGATGAATTAATCCCCGGTAAGAAGGCAATCGCACGGCGTAATGTCACGATCAATGAAGAGGTTTTTAATGGCCATTTCCCCAAAAATCCAGTTTTACCAGGAGCATTGATTGTTGAATCATTGGCGCAAACAGGTGCCGTCGCTCTCTTATCACAAGAAGAGTTCCAAGGAAAAACAGCCTATTTTGGTGGAATTCGATCAGCAGAATTTCGTAAAGTAGTTCGCCCTGGTGACACATTAAAGTTAGAAGTCAACCTAGAAAAAGTGCACAAAAACATTGGAATTGGTAAGGGAATCGCAACAGTCGATGGTAAAAAAGCCTGTACAGCCGAATTAACTTTTATGATTGGGTAG
- a CDS encoding acetyl-CoA carboxylase biotin carboxyl carrier protein encodes MEFKEIQTLMQNFEDSDIRELEINQDSFQLYLSKNKQTHKHEDLITTEKTEQIPSVKKKANEQPTQNITAPLVGTVYLQPTPDADPYVKSGDHVKKGDVVCVIEAMKMMTEIKSPFNGIITSICVSNEELVEVEQPLFSVQEDKDND; translated from the coding sequence TTGGAATTTAAAGAAATTCAAACATTAATGCAAAATTTTGAAGATTCTGATATTCGTGAATTAGAAATAAATCAAGATTCCTTTCAGCTCTATTTAAGCAAAAATAAGCAAACTCACAAGCATGAAGATCTTATAACAACCGAAAAAACAGAGCAAATACCTTCAGTTAAGAAAAAGGCAAACGAACAGCCAACTCAAAATATAACTGCGCCCCTAGTCGGAACAGTCTATCTCCAACCAACCCCCGATGCAGATCCCTATGTTAAAAGTGGCGACCATGTAAAAAAGGGGGATGTTGTTTGTGTGATTGAAGCAATGAAAATGATGACAGAAATAAAAAGTCCTTTTAACGGAATCATTACTTCAATTTGTGTAAGCAATGAAGAATTAGTTGAAGTAGAACAACCACTTTTCTCAGTTCAGGAGGATAAAGATAATGACTAA
- the fabF gene encoding beta-ketoacyl-ACP synthase II, which produces MRRVVITGMGAVTPNGNGIQEFISNSFAGKVGIKAIKKFDSKPTGITVAGEIDDFDPNDVIGKKAAHRMDLYSQYALQSAIEAMEMAEINETNTKPVDMGVIYGSGIGGLTTIQEQIIKMHDKGPRRVSPMFVPMSIANMAAGNISIHFNAQNICTSIVTACATGTNAIGEAFRQVKEGRAKVMIAGGSEASVNEIGIAGFAALTALSQATDPLKASLPFDKARQGFVLGEGGATLVLEDLEHAQKRGANILGEIVGYGATSDAYHITSPDPTGAGAARAMELAIKEAGISPSEISYINAHGTATHANDEGESKAINQVFGSDSNVRVSSTKGMTGHLLGAAGAIEAVLTVAALQKGQLPLNIGCFNQDPKCSVNLVTSENRNASTARYAISNSFGFGGHNAVLAFKKWE; this is translated from the coding sequence ATGAGAAGAGTTGTAATAACAGGAATGGGTGCTGTTACTCCTAATGGTAATGGTATTCAAGAATTTATAAGTAATAGTTTTGCCGGCAAAGTTGGAATTAAAGCGATCAAGAAATTTGATTCCAAACCGACAGGAATTACCGTCGCAGGTGAAATTGACGATTTTGACCCTAATGATGTCATCGGGAAAAAAGCCGCGCATCGAATGGATCTTTATTCTCAATATGCCTTACAAAGTGCTATTGAAGCAATGGAAATGGCAGAGATTAATGAAACAAATACTAAGCCAGTTGACATGGGTGTTATCTATGGATCTGGAATTGGTGGTTTGACAACTATTCAAGAGCAAATTATCAAAATGCATGATAAGGGTCCTAGACGGGTATCACCAATGTTTGTTCCAATGTCAATTGCTAACATGGCAGCCGGTAATATTTCCATTCACTTTAATGCGCAAAATATTTGTACATCAATTGTGACTGCTTGTGCCACTGGAACTAATGCAATTGGAGAAGCCTTTCGTCAAGTTAAAGAAGGACGCGCCAAAGTAATGATTGCCGGTGGATCAGAGGCTTCGGTGAATGAAATCGGGATTGCTGGTTTTGCGGCATTAACAGCATTATCACAAGCAACTGATCCGCTTAAAGCTTCTTTGCCATTTGATAAAGCACGCCAAGGATTTGTTTTGGGCGAAGGCGGTGCAACACTTGTTTTAGAGGATCTTGAGCATGCGCAAAAACGTGGTGCTAACATTCTTGGTGAGATTGTCGGTTATGGTGCTACCTCGGACGCTTACCATATTACATCCCCTGATCCAACTGGTGCAGGGGCGGCAAGAGCAATGGAACTGGCAATTAAAGAAGCTGGAATTAGTCCTAGCGAAATTTCCTATATTAATGCCCACGGAACCGCTACTCATGCTAATGATGAAGGCGAATCCAAAGCAATCAATCAGGTATTTGGTTCCGATAGTAATGTTCGCGTTAGTTCAACGAAGGGAATGACCGGCCATTTGCTTGGGGCTGCGGGCGCAATTGAGGCAGTCTTAACAGTAGCCGCTTTACAAAAGGGACAATTACCGTTGAATATAGGCTGTTTTAATCAAGATCCGAAGTGCTCAGTTAACCTTGTAACGTCAGAAAATAGGAACGCCTCAACCGCCCGTTACGCAATTAGTAATTCTTTTGGTTTTGGTGGGCATAATGCTGTTTTAGCCTTTAAGAAATGGGAGTGA
- the fabG gene encoding 3-oxoacyl-[acyl-carrier-protein] reductase, whose protein sequence is MELTDKVVFISGSTRGIGAATALEFAKAGSRLILNGRQDNLPKTFKEKLDLLGADYHYLKGDIANEESVSELAAAAWQIYEKIDILINNAGITNDKLMMGMKASDFDQVINVNLRGTFMLTQPIFKKMLKKRAGCIINLASIVGLHGNTGQANYAASKAGIIGLTKSIAQEGARRGIRCNAIAPGMITSDMTEKLSERVKEQILSRIPLNRLGQSEEVAKTAKFLAENDYLTGQTIVVDGGMTI, encoded by the coding sequence ATGGAACTGACAGATAAAGTCGTTTTTATAAGCGGAAGCACACGCGGGATTGGGGCGGCTACTGCATTAGAGTTTGCTAAGGCTGGTAGTCGGCTAATCCTCAATGGGCGGCAGGATAACTTACCAAAAACGTTTAAAGAAAAGCTAGATCTACTAGGGGCGGATTATCACTATCTTAAGGGCGATATTGCAAATGAAGAATCAGTTAGTGAATTAGCAGCAGCGGCTTGGCAAATATACGAGAAGATCGACATTCTTATCAATAACGCGGGAATCACGAATGATAAGTTAATGATGGGAATGAAAGCGAGCGATTTTGACCAGGTCATCAATGTTAATTTACGCGGAACATTTATGTTAACGCAACCTATTTTTAAGAAGATGCTCAAAAAAAGAGCCGGTTGCATTATCAACCTTGCTAGTATTGTGGGTCTCCATGGTAATACGGGACAAGCTAATTATGCAGCAAGCAAGGCAGGTATAATCGGCCTTACTAAATCTATTGCCCAGGAAGGAGCGCGCCGCGGAATTCGTTGCAATGCGATTGCTCCCGGAATGATTACTAGTGATATGACTGAAAAATTATCTGAGCGAGTAAAAGAACAAATTCTCAGTCGTATCCCCCTCAACCGCTTAGGGCAGTCAGAAGAAGTTGCTAAGACCGCAAAATTTTTAGCAGAAAATGATTATTTGACCGGTCAAACCATTGTAGTTGACGGTGGGATGACAATTTAG
- a CDS encoding ACP S-malonyltransferase — translation MYYGILFSGQGAQRSGMGVELMADSLFSRIVSQASAVCELDLLKIMKNEHKELNKTAYVQPAIVTISYGIYRMLKRDLPQLPIKGMIGLSLGEYAALIASNALSFEEGIKLVADRAHFMQQDADREISTLAAVLDPQLQEIQELITAQQENNQRVYIANYNSPQQIVVGGTLTDLKATLKKIEEDNLAKRTILLKVNGAFHTPFFNGARQQMHNRLQTVDFHEPQIEVISNTTNSLFHCEDLPGILEKQLAVPTHFGANVKELVKHAKIDTILEIGPGKTLSRFAHQVDQHLNTQHIENLADYEKFIKEQKDGTDR, via the coding sequence ATGTACTACGGAATATTATTTAGCGGTCAAGGTGCACAGCGATCGGGAATGGGAGTCGAGCTTATGGCCGACTCCCTTTTTTCAAGGATTGTTAGTCAGGCAAGCGCTGTTTGTGAACTTGATTTGCTCAAAATTATGAAAAACGAGCATAAGGAGTTGAATAAAACAGCATATGTTCAACCAGCAATTGTAACAATTAGTTATGGAATCTACCGAATGTTAAAACGGGATTTACCTCAACTACCAATTAAGGGGATGATTGGCCTATCTTTAGGCGAGTACGCCGCTTTAATTGCTAGTAATGCACTTTCATTTGAAGAAGGAATTAAATTAGTTGCGGACCGTGCTCACTTTATGCAACAAGACGCGGATAGAGAAATAAGTACATTAGCAGCTGTCCTTGATCCTCAACTTCAAGAGATACAAGAACTAATCACCGCTCAACAAGAAAATAATCAGCGGGTTTATATTGCCAACTATAATTCACCACAACAAATCGTAGTGGGCGGGACATTAACCGACTTAAAGGCTACCCTTAAAAAGATTGAAGAGGATAATCTTGCTAAAAGAACGATCTTGCTCAAAGTTAATGGTGCATTCCATACTCCCTTCTTTAACGGTGCACGTCAACAGATGCATAACCGGTTACAAACAGTCGACTTCCATGAGCCACAGATTGAAGTTATTAGCAATACTACTAACAGCTTGTTTCATTGTGAGGATCTTCCAGGAATTCTTGAAAAACAATTAGCTGTTCCAACACACTTTGGAGCTAATGTTAAGGAATTAGTCAAGCACGCGAAAATTGACACAATATTGGAAATTGGTCCTGGAAAGACGTTATCTCGCTTCGCTCACCAAGTTGACCAGCACTTAAATACCCAACACATTGAAAATCTTGCTGATTATGAAAAATTTATAAAGGAGCAAAAAGATGGAACTGACAGATAA
- a CDS encoding acyl carrier protein, with the protein MTKEEIFNTVKTITVDELDVDENRVTMDARIKDDLDADSLDVFEIMNELEDKFEIELDADEGIETISDVVDFVKKQLDEK; encoded by the coding sequence ATGACTAAAGAGGAAATTTTTAATACTGTAAAAACTATTACTGTTGATGAATTAGATGTTGACGAAAATCGTGTAACAATGGATGCACGAATCAAAGATGATCTTGATGCTGATAGTCTTGATGTTTTTGAAATTATGAATGAGCTTGAAGATAAATTTGAGATTGAATTAGATGCCGATGAAGGAATCGAGACTATTAGTGACGTTGTTGATTTCGTAAAGAAACAGTTGGATGAAAAATAA
- a CDS encoding beta-ketoacyl-ACP synthase III has translation MQNLRITSTASYHPPLKITNQQLSTIMNTSDEWIKTRTGIHQRYISNTENTSDLAVNVGTQLLTNANLKATELDLIIIATMSPDAYTPSTAAIVQGRLGAKNAIAFDISAACTGFIYAINTAELMLKSSHWKNAMVIGAEVLSKLIDWQDRSTAVLFGDGAGGVLLQKTTTTTPLILGRDLHTFGDLGDKIIAGKTTPKTGFPKQLTSLSPFTMAGRDVYRFATHEVPRSITSAVQQANLKLDDIDYFLLHQANERIITQIAKRLAQPITKFPMNISEYGNTAAASEPILLTQAIAHKLIKPGNIIAMSGFGGGLSTGTIILNY, from the coding sequence TTGCAAAATTTAAGAATTACTAGTACTGCGAGTTATCATCCACCCCTTAAAATTACTAACCAGCAATTATCAACTATTATGAATACTTCAGATGAGTGGATTAAGACGCGGACTGGAATTCATCAACGTTATATCAGCAACACTGAAAATACTTCAGATTTAGCTGTCAATGTTGGTACCCAGTTATTGACTAATGCCAATTTAAAGGCAACTGAACTTGATTTAATCATTATTGCAACGATGTCTCCTGATGCCTATACTCCTTCAACTGCTGCTATTGTTCAAGGAAGATTAGGTGCGAAAAATGCAATTGCGTTTGATATCTCAGCAGCTTGTACTGGTTTTATCTATGCCATTAATACAGCTGAATTAATGTTGAAAAGCTCTCATTGGAAAAATGCAATGGTAATTGGTGCAGAAGTATTATCAAAACTGATTGATTGGCAAGATCGAAGTACTGCCGTATTGTTCGGCGATGGGGCTGGCGGAGTGTTACTTCAAAAGACAACTACAACAACCCCTTTAATTCTCGGCCGTGATCTCCATACATTTGGTGACTTAGGAGATAAAATTATTGCCGGAAAAACAACGCCTAAAACTGGCTTCCCTAAACAACTAACATCCCTTTCACCATTTACGATGGCCGGCCGTGACGTATACCGCTTTGCCACTCATGAAGTACCACGATCAATCACTTCTGCCGTTCAACAAGCTAATTTGAAATTAGACGATATCGATTATTTTTTATTACATCAAGCAAATGAACGGATAATTACCCAAATTGCAAAGAGACTGGCGCAACCAATTACAAAGTTTCCAATGAATATTAGTGAATATGGGAATACAGCTGCCGCTAGTGAACCAATTTTATTGACTCAAGCTATTGCTCATAAATTGATTAAACCAGGTAACATTATTGCAATGAGTGGCTTTGGTGGCGGGTTAAGTACAGGAACAATAATTTTAAACTATTAA